TTGCTAAAAGAGGGATAGAAAGATTTCTATGAAAAGTATGAAAAAATAATTCTTAAACTACAATTTTATTTTCCAATTTCCTCAGCCCAATTTCTACAAATCAAATTCGCCTGCTCTAAAACAGTGTCCACAGCTTTTTTCTGTTTATCTGGCGGATAACCATAAGCCCTTAAAATCCTTTTAACTGCAACTCTAAGCTTTGCCTGAACATTCTCTCTTAAAGTCCAGTCAATGGTTATATTGTTACGTATAGTTTTAGCAAGCTCTATTGCAATTTCTCGAAGTGTTTCATCACCTAAAACCTTTACAGCACTGTCATTAACTTCTAAAGCATCGTAAAAAGCAACTTCGT
The sequence above is a segment of the Methanobacterium sp. genome. Coding sequences within it:
- a CDS encoding DUF3387 domain-containing protein, which codes for ISILSDEFLLEVKGMEHKNLAVELLKKLLNDEIRSRKRKNIIEARLFSEMLENSIIKYHNKSIDVIKVIEELMELAGKMRKARDRGEELNLTEYEVAFYDALEVNDSAVKVLGDETLREIAIELAKTIRNNITIDWTLRENVQAKLRVAVKRILRAYGYPPDKQKKAVDTVLEQANLICRNWAEEIGK